The following are encoded together in the Bombus pascuorum chromosome 10, iyBomPasc1.1, whole genome shotgun sequence genome:
- the LOC132911521 gene encoding uncharacterized protein LOC132911521 isoform X1: protein MSECSARRSSRRIIEHEKWMNYYFRKLASLYRKSPCLWKKDTRGYLDSEYRHRAYSRIHRAMELPGVTFVEIVLKIREMRRLYVNELKRLLGAKSHGHCYEISLPWFYNLHQFLYPYLDYDEAIELHVKCHEFTICGLHSTASSDDTCDTDSDQLETFSMTVTRCLRKLDKPYALKAQAEIQQILENMLIKSKNNSPKRTRLHESSYDL, encoded by the exons ATGAGCGAGTGTTCGGCAAGAAGATCATCACGGAGGATCATCGAACACGAGAAATGGATGAATTACTATTTCCGAAAACTGGCGTCGCTTTACAGAAAGTCACCGTGTCTGTGGAAGAAAGACACGCGGGGTTATTTGGACAGCGAGTACAGACATCGTGCTTATAGTCGTATTCATCGAGCCATGGAGTTGCCGGGGGTGACTTTCGTCGAGATAGTCTTGAAGATTCGCGAGATGCGCCGCCTCTACGTGAACGAGCTAAAAAGGTTACTGGGGGCCAAGTCGCACGGCCATTGTTACGAGATCTCGCTACCATGGTTCTACAATTTGCATCAATTTCTCTACCCGTACCTGGATTACGACGAGGCAATCGAGTTGCAT GTAAAGTGTCACGAATTTACAATCTGCGGATTACATAGCACAGCATCGAGTGACGATACTTGCGACACTGACTCGGATCAGTTGGAAACTTTCTCGATGACTGTGACACGTTGTCTCAGGAAGTTGGATAAACCGTATGCGCTTAAAGCGCAAGCAGAAATTCAACAAATCTTGGAGAACATGCTGATAAAATCAAAG AACAATTCCCCGAAAAGGACTCGTTTACACGAATCGTCCTACGATTTGTGA
- the LOC132911520 gene encoding partner of Y14 and mago yields the protein MASAYIKDEQGGTFIPASQRPDGTWRKPRRVKDGYIPQEEVPLYESKGKQIKNKPMYPIGASPEFIAEHKAKQEALLAAKSKTIPGAPVKTEVKKKKKKNKNKTTERITEELAKTTLSEPDQKKESLSQNSKPQTNIEIVSNNQTSTPKPNVSTQSQTSISDPQKRLKNLRKKIREIETLEEKIKSGLLKNPEKEILDKLARKAEISKEIKRLESSQ from the exons ATGGCGTCGGCTTACATTAAAGATGAACAAG gTGGAACATTCATCCCGGCTAGTCAACGTCCTGATGGTACATGGCGTAAACCACGACGTGTGAAAGATGGCTACATACCACAAGAAGAAGTTCCAct ATATGAAAGCAAAGGCAAACAGATAAAGAATAAACCTATGTATCCAATAGGTGCAAGTCCAGAATTCATAGCAGAGCATAAAGCTAAACAGGAAGCACTACTAGCAGcaaaatctaaaactattccTGGTGCTCCAGTTAAAACAGAAGtcaaaaagaagaagaaaaagaataaaaataaaacaactgAACGTATAACAGAAGAACTGGCTAAAACTACACTCTCAGAACCAGATCAAAAAAAAGAATCATTATCACAGAACAGTAAACCACAAACTAATATAGAGATAGTATCCAATAACCAGACTTCAACACCTAAACCAAATGTTTCAACTCAATCTCAAACTTCTATATCAGATCCACAGAAAAGGTTGAAAAACCTCAGGAAAAAGATCAGAGAAATTGAAACATtggaagaaaagataaaaagtggattgttaaaaaatccagaaaaagaaatacttgACAAGTTGGCAAGAAAAGctgaaatttcgaaagaaataaaacgattaGAATCAAGTCAATAA
- the LOC132911489 gene encoding uncharacterized protein LOC132911489: MGCVPSGSSCKKGSIRLMTTKLTFTKGQLCNLNTYFRKLVDEAQNDSSNAFAIEAIVERLVQRLMRSAGNLDRRFSSMFLVSLNEPRRIKQGRFEYLLRIDALSISSVSPEQGRSMVCVEEDASLPGFIRLKMLGVGAEVWREYVDVAGRLRRDLVKAKLANLLATAIKRDVADQTNDGICVSPGQVVDAEILDKILKQPDHCRIFYGSAVSDGPLPEPRNHRVALIEDSGGILLRIGLDKFKAREVEVRLLIGIGVSSWPTLADYPQRIPLYHCDALLHYTAAQSGMYAVVVGPYSGARCENRATLWRVRVPAAEKIMSQHYAADSVPALTESVLLEILYELREGRTLHLPTKPKAGRKNGPSPPDRLRVVSRHILRTVHRWALERTGPDPLTSWAPDTLSCHVLLALDELVAALKCQSLRCYFHPRCNVMLQCARGGMAYHEDSYVSDRRLLESYLETLHYRSFSMTRDVPRPLDVMENELIVRWRDIIAALPRETSNEDYGYSQKQLEYFSMILEQVLRAKNALLQNYPDNYSYSNFSELSYCMTEQVENLVFLLKLILTQAKNQSYPMANRKLRTNDHKESKKRRHCNTSSQFDYSVGLLIDVIARDRETANMDLESFPIMTKILLQWLYFGMDYDRKFLEPILRPYLNNLFNSLHEHGWCATSWKKGQEVYASEMQSLSIFCKSVISEEISPANGIVDYLSKGWRWAENMTKMIERSGNSLRLIFLPRDRAIKYNLTFTENKSLSSFSTWSKARSVSTIVRKKSIHYRISELFDFLSKLQGSIASTEKEGVAGHTELRDASPLTYVASMSRSRARHRGPGDLISAMVSLGKFRVLQEVAALLPREEQVAVLEMVQRVARESSRRSKKTTCLYTSSSPIQVYRPRPESDFLDSAARLSPGIRERRIIAEHQKQLEREIQEMHDTVRRNALRRRRPCNVWDSNSLSSWNSSIDSIAGTISLRRYRAPIWDVIKGSSPAGSSLRVDGNIEKNKFDEMISREESPTWSTQDARRKLDCSESKNGDELPSWDTLEATLNRRLCNYGNALLGSLETDESIGRNCVAKSRE; encoded by the exons ATGGGCTGCGTACCTAGTGGATCATCGTGCAAGAAGGGCAGCATTCGATTAATGACTACGAAGCTTACTTTCACCAAGGGTCAGCTGTGCAACCTGAACACGTATTTTCGCAAACTGGTCGACGAGGCTCAGAATG ATTCCTCTAATGCATTTGCGATCGAAGCTATCGTGGAAAGATTGGTCCAACGATTGATGCGAAGCGCTGGTAATCTCGATCGAAGATTCTCATCTATGTTTCTCGTTTCATTAAACGAACCTCGACGAATAAAG cAAGGTAGGTTTGAATATCTGCTGCGGATAGATGCATTGTCGATTTCGAGTGTAAGTCCCGAGCAGGGACGCTCGATGGTGTGTGTCGAGGAGGATGCCTCTCTACCAGGCTTTATTCGGCTGAAGATGCTTGGCGTTGGGGCGGAAGTCTGGCGGGAGTACGTGGATGTCGCAGGAAGGCTGAGGAGAGATCTTGTAAAAGCCAAATTGGCAAATTTATTGGCCACAGCTATTAAACGAG ACGTTGCAGATCAAACGAACGACGGAATTTGTGTTTCACCTGGTCAAGTGGTCGATGCTGAAATTCTCGACAAGATATTGAAGCAACCGGACCACTGTCGAATATTTTACGGGTCAG CTGTCTCGGACGGACCATTACCAGAGCCAAGGAATCATCGAGTGGCCTTGATCGAAGATTCCGGAGGGATACTGCTTAGAATCGGATTGGATAAATTTAAAGCTCGCGAAGTTGAAGTCAGGCTACTAATCGGTATCGGAGTGTCGTCGTGGCCCACTTTAGCGGACTATCCTCAACGGATACCTCTCTATCATTGCGATGCTCTTCTTCATTACACCGCAGCGCAAAGT GGCATGTACGCGGTAGTCGTCGGTCCGTATTCCGGTGCACGTTGCGAGAACCGAGCAACTCTCTGGAGAGTACGTGTTCCGGCAGCCGAGAAAATTATGAGTCAACACTACGCCGCCGACAGTGTACCAGCCCTTACTGAATCCGTgcttttggaaattttatatgaGCTGCGCGAAGGCCGTACTTTGCATTTACCGACGAAACCAAAG GCAGGACGGAAAAACGGCCCCTCGCCTCCAGATCGTTTACGAGTAGTTTCCAGACATATTCTGAGAACTGTGCACCGATGGGCTCTAGAAAGAACAGGACCGGATCCGTTGACGAGCTGGGCGCCCGATACCCTTTCGTGTCATGTTCTATTAGCGTTGGACGAGTTAGTCGCTGCTCTGAAATGCCAGAGCCTGAGGTGTTACTTTCATCCGCGCTGCAACGTGATGCTACAATGCGCGAGAG GAGGAATGGCGTATCACGAGGACTCTTACGTCTCTGATCGTCGATTATTAGAATCTTACTTGGAGACTCTTCATTATCGTTCTTTCTCCATGACACGTGATGTACCAAGACCTTTAGACGTTATGGAGAATGAGCTCATTGTGAGATGGCGAGATATCATTGCCGCGTTGCCCAGAGAAACGTCCAATGAGGATTACGGATATAGCCAGAAACAGTTGGAATATTTTAGCATGATCCTAGAGCAAGTTCTACGAGCAAAGAACGCTTTGTTACAG AACTACCCGGACAACTATAGTTACTCGAATTTCTCGGAATTATCCTACTGTATGACGGAACAGGTGGAGAATCTCGTGTTcctattgaaattaattctaacACAGGCCAAGAACCAGAGTTATCCGATGGCGAATCGCAAGCTGCGAACGAACGATCATAAGGAAtcaaaaaaaagaagacattGCAATACGAGCAGTCAGTTTGATTATTCGGTCGGACTGCTGATCGATGTTATCGCAAGAGACAGAGAAACAGCTAATATGGATTTGGAATCTTTTCCAATAATGACCAAAATACTTTTACAATGGCTATACTTTG GTATGGACTATGATCGAAAGTTTCTCGAGCCTATTTTACGTCCGTATCTGAACAATCTTTTCAACAGCCTTCACGAACATGGTTGGTGTGCAACGTCTTGGAAGAAGGGACAGGAGGTTTATGCTTCCGAGATGCAATCGCTATCGATATTCTGTAAATCTGTGATAAGCGAGGAAATATCACCTGCTAACGGGATCGTGGACTATCTATCAAAGGGTTGGCGCTGGGCAGAAAATATGACGAAGATGATCGAGCGTTCGGGGAATTCTCTGCGTCTGATTTTTCTTCCCAGAGACAGGGcgattaaatacaatttaactTTCACAGAGAACAAGAGTCTCAGCTCGTTCTCCACGTGGAGCAAAGCTAGGAGTGTCAGTACGATCGTGAGGAAGAAAAGTATACATTACAGAATCAGCGAGCTATTTGATTTTCTATCGAAGTTACAAGGATCGATTGCCTCGACTGAAAAGGAAG GGGTTGCAGGACACACGGAATTGAGGGATGCCAGCCCTTTGACATACGTCGCGTCGATGAGCAGATCGCGAGCTCGACATCGTGGTCCTGGCGATTTGATTTCCGCCATGGTCTCCCTCGGCAAGTTCAGG GTTCTGCAAGAAGTCGCCGCTCTTTTGCCACGGGAGGAGCAAGTGGCCGTGTTGGAAATGGTACAACGCGTGGCCAGAGAATCCTCTCGTCGTTCGAAGAAGACCACCTGCTTGTATACATCCAGTTCACCGATCCAAGTCTACAGACCGAG aCCGGAGTCGGATTTTCTGGATTCAGCCGCGCGTCTGTCGCCAGGAATTCGCGAGCGGCGAATCATCGCGGAGCATCAGAAACAGCTGGAGAGAGAGATACAGGAGATGCATGACACTGTGAGACGTAACGCGTTGAGAAGACGACGTCCGTGTAACGTCTGGGACTCGAACTCGTTGTCCTCCTGGAATTCTTCGATCGATTCTATCGCGGGCACGATCAGCCTTAGAAGATATCGCGCTCCAATATGGGACGTTATCAAAG gaAGTTCACCGGCTGGGTCTAGCTTGCGCGTGGATGGTAatatcgagaaaaataaattcgacgAGATGATAAGCCGAGAGGAATCGCCGACATGGAGCACGCAAGATGCTCGAAGGAAGTTGGACTGCTCCGAGTCGAAGAATGGAGACGAATTGCCATCTTGGGATACGCTCGAGGCAACTCTGAATAGGAGGCTGTGTAATTACGGCAACGCCCTGTTAGGATCCTTGGAAACGGATGAAAGTATTGGAAGAAACTGCGTGGCGAAGTCGCGAGAATGA
- the LOC132911521 gene encoding uncharacterized protein LOC132911521 isoform X2, giving the protein MKRFVVGFPQNVDETFAKNENCSCFRCLISSRNTRIEHFLPSSTQRTIPTLNSISSPAVSLPEVKTRPRTCPRSCSRISYTKKRLDRFPSRAICTTITSCCENLEHHGDMAENELRDTREVKCHEFTICGLHSTASSDDTCDTDSDQLETFSMTVTRCLRKLDKPYALKAQAEIQQILENMLIKSKNNSPKRTRLHESSYDL; this is encoded by the exons ATGAAACGATTCGTCGTCGGATTTCCACAGAACGTAGACGAAACTTTTGCCAAGAATGAGAACTGCAGTTGCTTTCGATGCCTGATATCGAGTAGAAACACTCGTATTGAACATTTCTTGCCGTCTAGCACACAACGAACTATCCCTACTCTGAATTCGATTAGTTCCCCCGCCGTCTCTTTGCCAGAGGTCAAGACTCGCCCTCGAACTTGCCCTCGCTCCTGCAGCCGAATTTCCTATACTAAGAAACGACTGGACAGATTTCCTTCCCGCGCAATCTGCACAACGATCACTTCCTGCTGCGAGAACTTGGAACATCATGGAGATATGGCTGAGAACGAATTAAGGGACACGCGAGAG GTAAAGTGTCACGAATTTACAATCTGCGGATTACATAGCACAGCATCGAGTGACGATACTTGCGACACTGACTCGGATCAGTTGGAAACTTTCTCGATGACTGTGACACGTTGTCTCAGGAAGTTGGATAAACCGTATGCGCTTAAAGCGCAAGCAGAAATTCAACAAATCTTGGAGAACATGCTGATAAAATCAAAG AACAATTCCCCGAAAAGGACTCGTTTACACGAATCGTCCTACGATTTGTGA
- the LOC132911519 gene encoding GATA zinc finger domain-containing protein 1, protein MPLGNKPECVKCGTRETPLWHSTEAGNLCNDCLEEERNSEASTNVRNEDEDKGGLLKPTRRSTRITRYCNSKSVPHKIIPKGKGRRNLFKKTPVKAPTATATPVTSSYVFYKGTYFQVGDIVSMQDIDGGIYYAQIRGLLTDQYCEKSAAVTWLLPTTASPPPDEGFSPETYIIGPEEDLPRKLECMEFVMHAPSDYYKLKNTPYPPPPTEHGTGYIWTTLRNEIATCKK, encoded by the exons atgCCTCTCGGCAATAAACCTGAATGTGTCAAGTGTGGGACAAGAGAGACCCCACTTTGGCATTCAACCGAAGCCGGTAATCTTTGCAACGATTGTcttgaagaagaaagaaattcagaAGCGAGTACAAACGTAAGAAACGAAGATGAGGATAAGGGAGGTCTGTTAAAACCTACCAGGAGAAGTACAAGGATTACAAGATATTGCAATTCTAAATCAGTtccacataaaattatacccaaagggaaaggaagaagaaatttgtTCAAAAAAACT CCAGTTAAGGCGCCAACAGCTACAGCAACTCCTGTTACAAGCagttatgtattttataaaggCACTTATTTTCAAGTAGGTGATATAGTTTCTATGCAGGATATTGACGGAGGAATTTATTATGCTCAAATTCGTGGTTTACTCACAGATCAATATTGTGAAAAAAGTGCCGCTGTCACTTGGCTCTTGCCTACCACTGCaag TCCACCACCTGATGAAGGATTTAGTCCTGAGACATATATTATAGGACCAGAAGAAGATCTCCCACGCAAATTGGAATGTATGGAATTTGTAATGCATGCTCCATcagattattataaattaaaaaatacaccATATCCCCCACCACCTACAGAACACGGTACTGGATATATTTGGACTACACTCAGAAATGAAATTGCTACATGTAAAAAATGA